The proteins below come from a single Acanthopagrus latus isolate v.2019 chromosome 4, fAcaLat1.1, whole genome shotgun sequence genomic window:
- the LOC119018375 gene encoding zinc finger protein 319, whose product MRSGRMTEAWQQQQQHAVAPPSVVHTLPQGTDNPLGCAVYGVVLQPDTSLQQPQHGQQLSVQAQQPSLQVGGERGHKCGACGHDISHLANPHEHQCMVNQDRSFQCTQCMKIFSQATDLLEHQCVQVEQKPFVCGVCKMGFSLLTSLAQHHNSHGNGNNPMKCSICEKTYRPGSGNVTPTSSAANPQQPSTGETSSGGAAISASSPPAFEASAPDRPYKCSVCHKAFRHLSELTRHERVHTGEKPYKCDTCDKSFSQSSHLAHHQRTHSSERPYKCAVCEKSFKHRSHLVRHMYAHSGEHLFKCNLCEMHFKESSELLHHQCQPEGERPFRCGSCGKSFKRPSDLRQHERTHSEERPFQCEECQMSFKQQYALVRHRRTHKNPADRPFKCNLCDKGFLQPSHLLYHQQVHGMESLFKCASCQKSFSQSGELLRHKCGGEVEKPYKCDVCGKGYKKNSTLQRHQNSHCTEKPLKCSLCDKRFVSSSEFVQHRCDPTREKPLKCPDCEKRFRYSSELQRHRRVHTGEKPFKCASCDKSFKQREHLAKHQSVHSRETQFKCVWCGERFVDLTALQEHTVQHTAEGESFPEAPCIP is encoded by the coding sequence ATGCGAAGTGGAAGGATGACAGAGgcgtggcagcagcagcagcaacatgcagTGGCTCCACCCTCCGTTGTTCACACGCTCCCCCAGGGAACTGACAACCCCCTGGGCTGCGCTGTGTACGGAGTCGTCCTGCAGCCAGATACCTCCCTGCAGCAGCCCCAGCACGGCCAGCAGCTCTCGGTTCAAGCCCAGCAGCCCTCCTTACAGGTAGGGGGCGAGAGAGGGCACAAGTGCGGGGCCTGTGGTCACGACATCTCTCACCTGGCCAACCCTCATGAACACCAGTGCATGGTGAACCAAGACCGCTCCTTCCAGTGTACCCAGTGTATGAAGATCTTCAGCCAGGCGACAGACCTGCTGGAGCATCAGTGTGTGCAGGTGGAACAGAAACcgtttgtgtgtggtgtttgtaAGATGGGCTTCTCTCTGCTCACCTCGCTGGCCCAGCATCACAACTCGCACGGCAACGGCAACAACCCAATGAAGTGCTCCATCTGCGAGAAAACGTACCGGCCTGGTTCTGGAAACGTCACCCCGACCTCGTCAGCTGCCAACCCTCAGCAGCCCTCCACTGGAGAGACGTCCAGTGGCGGTGCAGCGATCAGTGCCTCGTCTCCTCCTGCGTTTGAGGCCTCAGCACCAGACCGGCCATATAAGTGCTCAGTGTGCCATAAGGCCTTCCGGCATTTGTCAGAGCTGACCCGCCATGAGAGAGTACACACTGGTGAAAAGCCATACAAATGTGACACGTGTGATAAAAGCTTCAGCCAGTCTTCACATCTGGCACACCACCAGCGCACGCACAGCTCTGAGCGGCCGTATAAATGTGCCGTGTGCGAGAAGAGCTTTAAGCACCGCTCTCACCTCGTGCGGCACATGTACGCTCATTCAGGCGAGCACCTCTTCAAGTGCAATTTGTGTGAGATGCACTTTAAGGAGTCGTCGGAGCTCCTGCACCATCAGTGCCAGCCAGAGGGGGAGAGACCTTTCCGCTGCGGTTCGTGTGGAAAGAGCTTCAAGCGCCCGTCCGACCTGCGGCAGCACGAACGCACCCACTCGGAGGAGCGGCCTTTCCAGTGCGAGGAGTGCCAGATGAGCTTCAAACAGCAGTATGCTCTCGTACGCCACCGTCGCACTCACAAAAACCCGGCTGATCGCCCTTTCAAGTGTAACCTCTGTGATAAGGGCTTCCTTCAGCCGTCCCACCTGCTCTACCACCAGCAGGTTCACGGGATGGAGAGTCTGTTTAAGTGCGCGTCCTGCCAGAAGTCTTTCAGCCAATCGGGAGAACTGCTGAGGCACAAATGTGGCGGTGAAGTGGAGAAGCCCTACAAGTGCGACGTGTGCGGCAAAGGTTACAAAAAGAATTCGACGCTCCAGCGCCACCAGAACTCTCACTGCACGGAGAAGCCGCTGAAATGCTCCCTGTGCGACAAGCGCTTCGTGTCGTCCTCCGAGTTTGTTCAGCACCGCTGCGACCCGACTCGGGAGAAGCCGCTGAAATGTCCCGACTGTGAAAAGCGCTTCAGGTACTCGTCTGAGCTGCAGCGCCATCGGCGAGTCCACACCGGGGAGAAGCCTTTCAAGTGTGCCAGCTGCGACAAGAGCTTCAAGCAGCGTGAGCACCTGGCCAAGCACCAGAGTGTGCATTCGCGGGAGACAcagtttaagtgtgtgtggtgCGGAGAGCGTTTTGTTGACCTCACAGCTCTGCAGGAGCACACAGTCCAGCACACCGCCGAGGGTGAGAGTTTCCCCGAAGCTCCCTGCATCCCATGA
- the LOC119017910 gene encoding casein kinase II subunit alpha'-like, protein MPGSTPASSKARVYTDVNTQKNREYWDYDAHVPNWSNQDNYQLVRKLGRGKYSEVFEAINVTNNEKVVVKILKPVKKKKIKREIKILENLRGGTNIIRLVDTVKDPVSRTPALVFECINNTDFKELYQKLTDYDIRYYMYELLKALDYCHSMGIMHRDVKPHNVMIDHQLRKLRLIDWGLAEFYHPAQEYNVRVASRYFKGPELLVDYQMYDYSLDMWSLGCMLASMIFLKEPFFHGQDNYDQLVRIAKVLGTDELFGYLHKYHIELDTRFKDLLGQQTRKRWEQFIQSENQHLVSPEALDLLDKLLRYDHQQRLTAAEAMQHPYFYPVVKEHANANTDGTKAISSSNAT, encoded by the exons ATGCCCGGATCCACGCCGGCCAGCAGCAAGGCTCGGGTGTACACCGATGTCAACACACAGAAGAACAGAGAGTACTGGGACTACGACGCACACGTGCCAAACTGGAG CAATCAAGACAACTATCAGCTGGTGCGTAAACTGGGCAGAGGGAAGTACAGCGAAGTATTCGAGGCCATAAATGTGACCAACAATGAGAAAGTGGTGGTGAAAATCCTCAAA CCcgtcaagaagaagaagatcaaaCGGGAAATCAAAATTCTTGAAAACCTGCGTGGAGGAACCAACATCATCCGTCTGGTGGACACAGTCAAAGACCCGGTG TCCAGAACACCAGCGCTTGTCTTTGAGTGCATCAATAACACAGATTTTAAG GAGCTTTACCAGAAGCTGACAGACTATGATATCCGTTACTACATGTATGAGCTGCTCAAG GCTCTGGACTACTGTCACAGTATGGGGATCATGCACCGGGACGTGAAGCCCCACAACGTGATGATCGACCACCAGCTGAGGAAG ctgcGTCTTATAGATTGGGGTTTGGCAGAGTTTTACCATCCCGCTCAGGAATACAACGTCAGGGTGGCCTCCCGCTATTTCAAAGGCCCTGAGCTGCTAGTGGACTATCAG ATGTATGACTATAGTTTGGACATGTGGAGTCTAGGCTGCATGTTGGCCAGCATGATCTTTCTGAAGGAGCCGTTTTTTCATGGCCAGGACAACTACGACCAG CTGGTCCGTATTGCTAAGGTTCTTGGCACCGACGAGCTCTTTGGTTACCTGCACAAATATCACATAGAACTGGACACTCGCTTCAAAGACCTGCTGGGACA GCAAACACGGAAGCGCTGGGAGCAGTTCATCCAGTCAGAGAACCAGCACCTGGTGAGTCCGGAGGCTCTGGACCTGCTGGACAAGCTGCTGCGCTACGACCACCAGCAGAGGCTGACGGCAGCTGAGGCCATGCAGCACCCATACTTCT ATCCTGTGGTGAAGGAACACGCAAATGCCAACACAGACGGCACAAAGGCCATAAGCAGCTCCAATGCAACATGA
- the LOC119017909 gene encoding uncharacterized protein KIAA0895-like, which translates to MVLDSGEVFMDQVEGESVGRSSRDLLEPDVRADPTKTPVSSSAGAPRTPAKKSNVAKKGKVSHNGLPAQTSSSQVERRSSSSRSGATPRPPLRRPLSLEMTPQRLRGSQEQMADRRIVQPPWRSGSAAPSPPARSLTSPSLGSGGWMRRSESTCSVNYSLGLRAGRGQMRPATSLPHIAKGLGGTTAPTSSRPCLLVALRPLNLEQEKQTFFQSDYKYEPQFEYMQPEPRSVLEKYRDGSGLFLEQAVGIMECVLKKFGSYENFEEVTGGNILPKSQVWAAVRKYLQKEGCVGEVVVRLSDELLSQAVMVVESCRPTLTINLAGARQHWLEGMLRHEIGTHYLRGVNNNLQPWSTSEGRKQFGLKPANPTEEGLASLHSVLLRKQPYLWRAALLYYTVYHATSMSFSQLFSHIARFVQDPDVRWEYCLRAKRGQTDTSQPGCFSKDQVYLDGILRILRHRRNIDFKTLTSLGKVSFEDVERLRQLAVFHRTRIPHFMRDQERYLQHLDHIVAVNELDDSALQHLLP; encoded by the exons ATGGTGTTGGACTCAGGTGAAGTCTTCATGGATCAGGTTGAGGGTGAGAGTGttgggaggagcagcagggaccTGTTGGAGCCAGATGTCCGAGCAGATCCAACTAAAACCCCCGTCAGCAGTTCTGCCGGGGCGCCCAGAACGCCGGCCAAAAAGAGCAATGTCGCTAAGAAGGGGAAGGTGTCCCACAACGGACTTCCAGCCcagaccagcagcagccaggtaGAGAGGCGGTCTTCATCATCGAGAAGCGGGGCCACGCCTAGACCGCCGCTCCGCCGTCCCCTCAGCCTGGAGATGACGCCCCAGCGCCTGCGAGGGTCCCAGGAGCAGATGGCCGACAGGAGGATCGTGCAGCCTCCATGGCGCAGCGGTTCTGCTGCCCCCTCGCCTCCGGCCCGCAGCCTGACCAGCCCCAGCCTGGGCAGCGGCGGCTGGATGCGTCGCAGCGAGAGCACCTGCTCGGTCAACTACTCCCTGGGGCTCCGGGCCGGCAGGGGCCAAATGAGACCCGCCACCTCCCTGCCACATATAGCGAAGGGGTTGGGCGGCACCACGGCGCCGACGTCCTCCAGGCCCTGTCTGCTGGTCGCCCTCAGGCCGCTCAACCTCGAGCAGGAGAAGCAGACCTTCTTCCAGTCCGACTACAAGTACGAGCCTCAGTTTGAGTACATGCAGCCTGAACCGAGGAGCGTGTTGGAGAAGTACCGGGACGGGTCGGGCCTCTTCCTCGAGCAG GCTGTTGGAATCATGGAGTGCGTCCTGAAGAAGTTCGGCTCCTACGAGAACTTCGAGGAGGTGACGGGTGGAAACATCCTCCCTAAAAGTCAAGTCTGGGCCGCCGTACGCAAATATCTGCAGAAAGAAGGCTGTGTGGGAGAG gttgTGGTGCGTCTGTCTGACGAGCTGCTGTCTCAGgcggtgatggtggtggagagCTGTCGTCCCACTCTGACCATCAACCTGGCCGGAGCCCGGCAGCACTGGCTGGAGGGGATGCTGAGACACGAGATAG GTACACATTATCTGCGAGGCGTGAACAACAACCTGCAGCCGTGGTCCACCTCCGAGGGCAGGAAGCAGTTCGGCCTGAAACCGGCCAATCCCACGGAGGAGGGCCTGGCCAGCCTGCACAGCGTGTTGCTACGGAAACAGCCCTACCTGTGGCGCGCCGCTCTGCTCTACTACACGGTGTACCACGCCACCAGCATGAGCTTCAGCCAGCTCTTCAGCCACATCGCTCGCTTCGTCCAGGACCCGGACGTCCGCTGGGAGTACTGCCTGAGAGCCAAGAGGGGACAGACGGACACCTCGCAGcccg GCTGCTTCAGTAAAGATCAGGTTTATCTGGACGGGATCCTCCGAATCCTTCGGCACCGACGCAACATCGACTTCAAGACGTTGACGTCTTTAGGAAAG GTGTCCTTTGAAGACGTGGAGCGGCTGAGGCAGCTGGCGGTCTTCCACCGGACCAGAATTCCGCACTTCATGCGAGACCAGGAGCGGTACCTGCAACACCTGGACCACATCGTCGCCGTCAACGAGCTGGACGACTCAGCGCTGCAACACCTGCTGCCCTGA
- the LOC119018478 gene encoding beta-1,3-galactosyltransferase 2-like, translating into MLESGLAKETQCQDTVDGVTPAESSRRCICSRRHCLFFILVLGAVLFFYSTDLKEMKPDWNPKWLTSFKKQDVISPSTDSLNSTTGSSTFPRSDNITSPKVTQQEAEPPAPVPYKSPGPYLVEYPWEYHFVINEPKTCEQQKPFLVLMVPVAPHNRAHRDVVRSTWGGESLVLDKVVKLFFLLGLQTGEGAEQIQEQLLQESKEHRDLIQSDFLDCYKNLTIKTMVMLEWLDSHCSGASYAMKIDSDMFLNLSNLVKMLLNAPKTNYMTGLVARNAEVLRDKSSKWYVPEELYSNPQYPPYPLGLGYILSLDLPKKLVEASRHIKPIYIEDVFLGFCMQHLGIDPADPPNGGWFHVFPVPYSRCAYSRLVATTTHEHTDRVRDWKDFIKPGPYC; encoded by the exons ATGCTGGAAAGTGGCCTCGCTAAGGAAACACAATG CCAGGACACAGTGGACGGTGTGACGCCggcagaaagcagcagaagGTGTATCTGCTCACGGCGTCACtgcctcttcttcatcctggTGTTGGGagcagttctgtttttttacagcacGGATTTAAAGGAGATGAAACCTGACTGGAACCCTAAATGGttgacttcatttaaaaaacaagatgtcaTCTCCCCCTCGACGGATTCCCTCAACAGCACAACCGGCTCCTCCACATTCCCTCGTTCTGACAACATCACATCACCGAAGGTGACCCAGCAGGAAGCTGAGCCACCAGCACCAGTTCCTTATAAATCTCCAGGACCGTATTTAGTGGAATACCCCTGGGAGTACCACTTTGTTATAAACGAGCCAAAGACCTGCGAGCAGCAGAAGCCTTTCCTGGTTCTGATGGTTCCTGTGGCGCCCCACAACAGGGCTCACCGGGACGTGGTCCGCAGCACCTGGGGAGGTGAGAGCCTGGTTCTGGACAAAGTGGTGAAGCTGTTCTTCCTGCTGGGGCTGCAGACCggagagggagcagagcagatccaagagcagctgctgcaggagagcaaAGAGCACCGAGACCTGATCCAGAGCGACTTCCTGGACTGCTACAAGAACCTCACCATCAAGACCATGGTGATGCTGGAGTGGCTGGACTCCCACTGCTCCGGCGCCTCTTATGCCATGAAGATTGACTCGGACATGTTTTTGAATTTGTCCAACCTCGTCAAGATGTTGTTAAATGCTCCAAAGACAAACTACATGACTGGACTTGTAGCGAGAAACGCTGAAGTCCTCAGAGATAAAAGTTCTAAGTGGTACGTACCTGAGGAGCTTTACTCTAACCCACAGTACCCACCCTATCCTTTGGGTCTGGGCTACATTCTGTCTTTGGATCTCCCTAAAAAGCTGGTGGAGGCGTCCAGACACATCAAACCTATTTACATTGAGGACgtgtttttggggttttgcaTGCAGCACTTGGGCATCGACCCCGCCGACCCCCCGAACGGGGGTTGGTTTCATGTCTTTCCGGTGCCGTACAGTCGCTGTGCTTACTCCAGGCTGGTAGCCACCaccacacatgaacacactgatcGTGTGAGGGACTGGAAAGACTTTATAAAACCAG